A single genomic interval of Zobellia nedashkovskayae harbors:
- a CDS encoding ribonuclease Z, with amino-acid sequence MIFESDGTTTIVSQEKTTLSIFLKNLNDAYPKIKNDNIIINLFSFSKLKADDVLEFLQISDLHKKAKKSFVLVTDKVSYDEVPDAIIVVPTIQEARDVIEMEEIERDLDL; translated from the coding sequence ATGATTTTTGAATCAGACGGTACCACGACCATCGTTTCTCAAGAAAAGACCACACTTTCTATTTTCTTGAAAAACTTAAATGACGCTTATCCAAAAATAAAAAATGACAATATTATCATAAACCTTTTTTCCTTTTCAAAACTAAAGGCAGATGATGTTCTTGAGTTTTTGCAGATTTCCGATTTGCATAAAAAAGCCAAGAAATCCTTTGTTTTGGTAACCGACAAAGTTTCTTATGATGAGGTGCCAGACGCTATAATAGTGGTGCCAACTATTCAAGAAGCACGCGATGTTATAGAAATGGAAGAAATAGAACGAGATTTAGATTTATGA